Genomic segment of Pseudoalteromonas sp. NC201:
GTCCAGAACACCAACTAAGGTTTGAGCAACATAGTTGATAATACGACTACCGCCAGGCGAGCCGACTATCAATTTAAGCGACCCGTCTTTGTTAAATACCATGACGGGTGCCATAGAGCTTCTTGGGCGTTTGTTTGCTTCTACCCGGTTAGCGACCCATTTATCCCCTACTTTTGGAGAAAGCGCAAAGTCGGTTAATTGGTTATTGAGTAAATATCCGTTGACCATCACCGTCGAGCCAAATGCCATTTCTATCGAGCTTGTCATAGAAATAGCATTACCCTCGGCATCTACAATCGACACATGGCTGGTCGAAGGTAATTCATAACTATCATCCATAGCATAAGCGAGTGTGCCCGAAGTTGGATCGCCTACTGGAAAGTCGTGATTATCCGTTTCACCGATAAGTTTGCTACGGCCTAATAGATATTGCTCGTTAAGCAATGCTTTTGCTGGCACTTCAACAAAATCAGGATCGGCTACGTAAAAATCTCTATCGGCAAACGCTAGGCGAGATGCTTGAGTAAAGAGGTGCAAGGCTTCTGGGTCATTTGCCTTATACTTACCTAGGTCGTACGGTTCCAGCAGCTTCATCATTTGCAAAACGGCAATACCACCACTGCTAGGCGGTGCCATAGAGCAAACTTTATATACACGATATTCCGTACAAATAGCGTCTCTAGTTTTGCTCTTATAATGTTCTAAGTCGCTCAGCGCCAATTTGCCAGGTGCGATTTCAGACTTTTGCACAGCTTCTACTAATTGAGTGGCATTTTGCCCTTCATAAAAGGCTTGGATCCCTTGTGTTGCTACTTTGTAGTATAGGTTTGCCAAAGGCAGATTCTTTTTAAGGGCCCCTGGTTGTAGTGCTTTACCATCCGGATAAAAATACTCTTTTGCGGGACTGAGCTTTGTCAAACCTGGGTTGAGTTTTTTCTCAAGCAGCATATTTAAACGTGGAGAGACGATAAATCCTTCTCGAGCTAATTCAATCGCTGGTTTAAATAATTCCTGCCATGGCAATTTACCGTATTTGTCATGTGCTGATTTAAACGCGTGCAGAATGCCAGGCACACCAACAGAGCGACCGCCCACAACAGCCTCAATCCACCTAACCGCATTACCCGTATCATCTAAAAATAGATCAGGGCCTGCAAGTTTTGGTGCAGTTTCTCTTCCATCAAAACTAATTAATTCATTGCTTTTCTTGTCGTAGTGCAGGATAAACGCCCCCCCACCTACGCCCGAAGATTGCGGCTCAACCAAGGTAAGCACAAGTTGAGTCGCTATCATGGCATCAACCGCACTTCCCCCTTTTGAGAGCATCAATTGACCTGCTTTACTCGCATAGGGATTGGCAGCAACGACCATGTACTTTTCTGCGGTGCGTGCTTCTTTAGATTGGAAACCTGTTGCGGCTTCCGGCTCTCTAATTTCGATTTTTTGTTGCTCAGCTAAGGTGTTGGTTGAAAAGCTGAATGCGGCAATCACGGTTAGTGATGCAAGTGTATGTTTCATAATACCCACTTTGCTTACGTCTTATATTTGGCATCATAAAAGCAATTAGGCACAATATGCAAAAATAATAACGTGAAATCGTATGTTTGAACTTCCAACGAACAAAGAATATCTCATTGGCCCTGTGTC
This window contains:
- the ggt gene encoding gamma-glutamyltransferase; its protein translation is MKHTLASLTVIAAFSFSTNTLAEQQKIEIREPEAATGFQSKEARTAEKYMVVAANPYASKAGQLMLSKGGSAVDAMIATQLVLTLVEPQSSGVGGGAFILHYDKKSNELISFDGRETAPKLAGPDLFLDDTGNAVRWIEAVVGGRSVGVPGILHAFKSAHDKYGKLPWQELFKPAIELAREGFIVSPRLNMLLEKKLNPGLTKLSPAKEYFYPDGKALQPGALKKNLPLANLYYKVATQGIQAFYEGQNATQLVEAVQKSEIAPGKLALSDLEHYKSKTRDAICTEYRVYKVCSMAPPSSGGIAVLQMMKLLEPYDLGKYKANDPEALHLFTQASRLAFADRDFYVADPDFVEVPAKALLNEQYLLGRSKLIGETDNHDFPVGDPTSGTLAYAMDDSYELPSTSHVSIVDAEGNAISMTSSIEMAFGSTVMVNGYLLNNQLTDFALSPKVGDKWVANRVEANKRPRSSMAPVMVFNKDGSLKLIVGSPGGSRIINYVAQTLVGVLDWGLSVQAAIDLPKITNRNKYTTLEKGTELTKQAPYFEKKGHEVQIRDLNSGLHAIEVRGTHLIGGADPRREGVALGESSE